One window of Candidatus Tiamatella incendiivivens genomic DNA carries:
- a CDS encoding NTP transferase domain-containing protein — MSKKAIILAAGKGERLRPLTSTRPKPSIPIGGEPIICKHIRALSSIADSIVIVVSYMKEKLVETVELCKEYSLNPSSILIKFVDQPQELGTGHAVKVGLQEVIKDSKTEEIIIAYGDVYLPHDMYIDFLEEEGEILTSVVDDPWNYGVLLIEDGLVKKVIEKPPRGEEPSNMVFSGLLKMSMKDTYILDRLKLSPRGEYELTDAIEGIGLERGLKPFTLDKGLWMDIGRPWDLLEANSRAVTECVEHNCWNSANHKLRESDNGEVFISHKKSVIERNSTVYGPAIVEAYARLKPYAFIRDFTFLYRKAVAGAHTEIKNSMLLENAKVPHQSYIGDSIIGEYSNLGASTQTANLRFDDKPVKMTVKDRRISTGRRKMGAVIGGYVKTGIGVLIYPGVKIGAYSRIYPGCIVSRDIPDKTVMKCNSGW; from the coding sequence TTGAGTAAGAAAGCGATTATACTAGCAGCAGGTAAAGGCGAACGCCTACGTCCTCTTACATCAACAAGGCCAAAGCCGTCAATACCTATAGGAGGAGAACCGATTATATGCAAGCATATCAGAGCCTTATCCTCGATTGCTGATTCTATAGTAATTGTAGTAAGTTACATGAAAGAAAAGCTTGTTGAAACTGTAGAATTATGTAAGGAATACTCGCTTAATCCCTCAAGTATTCTTATAAAATTTGTAGATCAACCGCAAGAACTTGGAACAGGTCATGCAGTAAAGGTAGGATTGCAAGAGGTAATAAAGGACAGTAAAACCGAGGAGATAATAATTGCCTATGGTGATGTATACTTACCTCACGACATGTATATAGATTTCCTAGAGGAGGAAGGAGAGATTCTAACGTCTGTGGTTGATGACCCTTGGAATTATGGGGTTCTATTGATAGAGGATGGTTTGGTTAAAAAAGTAATAGAAAAACCGCCTAGAGGAGAGGAGCCTAGTAACATGGTTTTCTCGGGTTTACTGAAGATGAGCATGAAAGACACATACATACTCGACAGATTAAAATTATCTCCTAGAGGAGAATACGAGTTAACAGACGCGATAGAAGGTATAGGGCTGGAAAGAGGGTTAAAGCCGTTTACACTTGACAAAGGGTTATGGATGGATATAGGGAGACCTTGGGATTTACTTGAAGCGAACTCGAGAGCAGTTACTGAGTGCGTGGAGCACAATTGCTGGAACTCGGCGAATCACAAACTGAGAGAATCAGACAATGGTGAAGTATTCATTTCACATAAAAAATCAGTTATAGAAAGGAATTCAACAGTTTATGGGCCGGCTATAGTGGAGGCATACGCTCGTCTAAAACCATATGCGTTTATCAGGGATTTCACCTTCCTTTATAGGAAGGCTGTTGCGGGAGCCCATACTGAAATAAAAAACTCTATGCTTCTGGAAAACGCCAAGGTTCCTCATCAAAGCTATATTGGAGACTCCATAATAGGTGAATACTCTAATCTAGGTGCATCTACTCAAACTGCTAATCTAAGATTTGACGACAAGCCTGTCAAAATGACTGTAAAAGATAGAAGAATTTCAACTGGAAGGAGGAAAATGGGTGCTGTTATAGGAGGTTACGTGAAAACGGGAATAGGAGTTCTTATATATCCAGGAGTAAAAATAGGTGCATACAGTCGGATATATCCAGGATGCATAGTCTCGCGCGATATACCTGATAAAACCGTTATGAAATGTAATAGTGGATGGTAA